A window of Akkermansiaceae bacterium contains these coding sequences:
- a CDS encoding LamG domain-containing protein, with product MKIRTHLLTAVACSVLMPASANAALLLHYTYESGTISGGTVNDQSPGGTADGVRSGGGSFAVSTTAIEGTQSLNNTTSIAINKGPLDSTSNEATIASWYKGTDSSGYFFDQGQDRFVSSVARNTASFAVWRGGTWYDSGVSTSIIADDEWHHIAFVWSHDGTDATATIYVDGTAIDWGGGATTKTLTGKGKISLTNDGIGAYQRLFSGNTGATQDQLNGLFDDTRIYDTALSASEIASLAGVPEPSSAALLGLGGLALILRRRKG from the coding sequence ATGAAAATCAGAACCCACCTACTCACAGCCGTCGCCTGCTCCGTTCTCATGCCCGCGTCGGCCAACGCTGCCCTCCTGCTGCACTATACTTATGAAAGCGGAACAATTAGTGGAGGCACAGTAAATGACCAGTCCCCTGGGGGCACCGCAGACGGTGTCCGCTCAGGTGGAGGTAGTTTTGCAGTGTCAACAACAGCCATCGAGGGAACGCAGTCGCTGAACAACACAACATCCATTGCGATAAATAAAGGTCCCTTGGATTCAACCAGCAATGAAGCGACCATCGCCTCATGGTATAAGGGCACCGACTCATCAGGATACTTCTTCGATCAAGGGCAAGACCGCTTTGTTTCCTCCGTAGCGCGCAATACCGCCAGCTTTGCCGTTTGGCGAGGTGGCACGTGGTATGACTCCGGAGTCAGCACCTCGATCATTGCGGATGATGAGTGGCATCACATCGCCTTTGTCTGGAGTCACGATGGCACGGATGCTACCGCCACCATCTACGTTGACGGCACGGCTATCGACTGGGGTGGAGGTGCGACAACCAAGACACTCACTGGAAAAGGAAAAATCAGTCTGACTAACGATGGCATTGGTGCCTATCAGCGTCTATTCAGTGGCAATACTGGCGCCACCCAAGACCAACTGAACGGCCTGTTCGATGACACCCGGATCTACGACACCGCCCTCTCCGCATCAGAAATTGCGAGCTTGGCCGGTGTCCCCGAGCCATCCAGCGCTGCTTTGCTCGGCCTCGGCGGACTCGCGCTGATACTCCGTCGCCGCAAAGGCTAA
- a CDS encoding glycoside hydrolase family 92 protein — MNTKQLTTLTLVAALLPGLSQNLTAKEPVDWVNPLIDTHDSRWFYFNSASRPFGMVNLSPDTRTEGSWHSGYLYGDKEIRCFSHIHAWQLSGIPVMPITGEMTGHQGMNAYKSAFSHDKEVVRPGYHQVYLDRYAVNVELTSTTRVGFHRYRFDDKARPAYVLFDLGATLAHSPTVDTQCRKVNDREIEGMTVMGRSSRRPKDTAVYFVARFDRPMKSFGGWLPQRKNEPKKVLDNTGEINGRNAGVYVGFAPDQPLLMKVAVSYTSIEGARRNLDAELAHWEFDRVVRESKAEWNEQLSRITVKGGTDAQQVKFYTDIWHALLGRRIFSDVDGSYSDMTGAKRVVRRVPLDAKGRPLFPIHNFDGFWGSHWSLNILWPLLCPERYSDICKTMVQMYKDGGLLPRGPSGGNYTFVMIGDSSAPFITSAYAKGIRDFDGELALEGLVRNTGPTGGRYYGGYARKPTPAAYEPYTTRGFVPWETPLSGGHGKAVTSLTLYNAYHDWCIARMAKEMGKEQIYQKFIPGARNYRHVIWPEKQSAWVRMKDGSWMPGYQPNQNAFEQKGFCETSAAVTTFFVPHDPTGLAGMLGGPEAAADKLNKQFEKAVKDKFHLRGRGHGGAWIDYANQDGTGAAHYFNRIGYPWLSQKWVRAVQRATFSGTDPYSGYNGDEDQGQMGALSALMAIGLFQFDGGAGPDPHYDITAPVFDEVTIRLSPEYYDGKTVTLVTRNQGPENIYIQSAQWNGKPLNTSLLAHKQLVGGGVLELTLGPKPNKKWGLAR; from the coding sequence ATGAACACGAAACAACTGACAACATTAACGCTGGTCGCCGCCCTGTTACCGGGGCTATCGCAGAACCTCACGGCCAAGGAGCCCGTGGACTGGGTGAACCCGCTGATCGATACACATGACTCGCGCTGGTTTTATTTCAACTCGGCGTCGCGTCCGTTCGGCATGGTCAATCTCAGTCCGGATACACGGACAGAGGGCTCCTGGCATTCGGGCTACCTGTATGGGGACAAGGAGATTCGCTGCTTCAGCCACATACACGCCTGGCAATTGTCGGGTATCCCGGTCATGCCCATCACAGGTGAGATGACCGGGCATCAGGGTATGAATGCCTACAAATCGGCGTTTTCACACGACAAGGAAGTCGTCCGTCCCGGCTATCACCAGGTTTATCTGGACCGCTATGCCGTCAATGTCGAACTGACTTCGACCACACGCGTAGGATTTCATCGTTACCGCTTTGATGACAAGGCCAGGCCTGCCTATGTCCTCTTCGACCTCGGTGCCACCCTGGCGCACTCGCCCACCGTGGACACGCAGTGCCGCAAGGTCAACGACAGGGAAATCGAAGGGATGACCGTGATGGGGCGGAGCAGCCGTCGGCCCAAGGATACCGCGGTTTATTTTGTGGCGCGTTTTGACCGCCCGATGAAATCCTTCGGCGGCTGGTTGCCGCAGAGGAAAAACGAACCTAAAAAGGTGCTGGACAACACCGGGGAAATCAACGGTCGGAACGCCGGCGTGTATGTCGGCTTTGCTCCCGACCAGCCGCTTTTGATGAAGGTGGCGGTCAGCTACACCTCCATCGAGGGTGCCCGCCGGAACCTGGACGCGGAGCTGGCGCACTGGGAATTTGACCGCGTTGTCAGGGAATCGAAGGCCGAATGGAATGAGCAGCTTTCCCGAATCACGGTCAAGGGCGGAACGGATGCGCAGCAGGTGAAATTCTACACGGATATTTGGCATGCCCTGCTGGGTCGTCGGATATTCAGTGATGTTGACGGCAGTTATAGCGATATGACCGGGGCAAAGCGCGTTGTCCGTAGAGTCCCTCTTGATGCAAAAGGGCGACCGCTCTTTCCCATACATAATTTCGACGGCTTCTGGGGAAGTCATTGGAGCCTCAACATCCTGTGGCCGCTTCTCTGTCCCGAACGCTACAGCGATATCTGCAAGACCATGGTGCAGATGTACAAAGACGGCGGGCTGCTTCCCCGCGGGCCATCCGGGGGTAACTACACCTTTGTGATGATCGGCGATTCATCGGCTCCCTTCATCACCTCCGCCTACGCCAAGGGTATCAGGGATTTTGATGGCGAGCTTGCGCTTGAAGGGCTGGTGAGGAACACCGGCCCCACGGGAGGCCGTTACTACGGCGGCTACGCGCGCAAACCCACGCCCGCCGCCTACGAGCCATACACCACCAGGGGGTTTGTGCCGTGGGAGACCCCCCTTTCCGGGGGCCACGGCAAGGCCGTCACCAGCCTGACACTCTACAACGCTTATCACGACTGGTGTATCGCCCGGATGGCAAAAGAAATGGGCAAAGAACAAATCTATCAGAAATTCATTCCCGGAGCACGCAACTACCGACACGTCATCTGGCCGGAAAAACAGTCGGCCTGGGTCAGGATGAAAGACGGCAGCTGGATGCCGGGTTACCAGCCGAATCAGAACGCCTTTGAGCAGAAGGGATTCTGTGAAACCAGCGCGGCTGTGACCACCTTTTTTGTGCCGCATGATCCCACCGGGCTTGCCGGGATGCTGGGCGGTCCGGAAGCTGCGGCGGACAAGCTGAACAAACAATTCGAAAAGGCCGTTAAGGATAAATTCCACCTGCGCGGCCGGGGGCACGGCGGTGCCTGGATCGACTACGCCAACCAGGACGGCACCGGAGCCGCACACTATTTCAACCGCATCGGCTACCCCTGGCTCAGCCAGAAATGGGTGCGTGCCGTGCAACGCGCAACCTTCAGCGGCACCGATCCCTACAGCGGTTACAACGGCGATGAGGACCAGGGGCAGATGGGGGCGTTGAGCGCATTGATGGCGATCGGTCTTTTCCAGTTCGACGGCGGCGCCGGTCCCGATCCCCACTACGACATCACGGCACCGGTCTTTGACGAGGTGACCATCAGGCTCAGCCCGGAGTATTACGATGGTAAAACCGTCACCCTGGTCACCAGGAACCAGGGGCCGGAGAACATCTACATCCAGTCGGCACAATGGAACGGCAAACCCCTCAATACCTCCCTGCTTGCCCACAAACAGCTGGTCGGGGGCGGTGTGCTGGAACTCACACTGGGGCCCAAACCGAACAAAAAGTGGGGACTCGCGAGATAA
- a CDS encoding SDR family oxidoreductase, with protein MMTIDLKDKTILITGGLGAIAEYVLKALHAAGATLIVTDITPQAQAQKTLAQWEVSADYHELDVTAPDAVERVAAAAFAAHPDINIALGHAGGTGIFPFATCSQEAFDELVRFNFLAQTYFARAVLQQWRARNCQGHLIFTSSYVSSIPMDGISAYVASKAALEMFAKNLALEYAPHGIRVNCVSPGNVAAGSSKLVYETDASYRAWVDRVSPLGKRNSPEAIANAFLYLCSPLADEVDGLTLRVDAGVGLPKLG; from the coding sequence ATGATGACCATTGACCTCAAAGACAAAACCATTCTCATCACCGGCGGCTTGGGTGCGATTGCCGAATATGTATTGAAAGCGCTGCATGCAGCGGGAGCCACACTCATAGTGACCGACATCACCCCCCAAGCGCAGGCGCAAAAAACCCTGGCGCAATGGGAGGTGTCCGCCGACTACCATGAGCTCGATGTGACCGCCCCCGATGCCGTGGAGCGCGTGGCGGCGGCGGCCTTTGCTGCCCATCCGGATATCAACATCGCGCTCGGGCACGCGGGCGGCACGGGTATCTTTCCCTTTGCCACCTGTTCGCAGGAGGCATTTGATGAGCTGGTGCGATTTAACTTCCTGGCCCAGACTTACTTTGCGCGCGCGGTCTTGCAGCAATGGCGCGCACGGAATTGTCAGGGGCATTTGATTTTCACGTCGTCCTATGTTTCCAGCATCCCCATGGATGGCATCAGCGCCTACGTCGCATCCAAGGCCGCGCTGGAGATGTTCGCCAAAAACCTGGCACTGGAATACGCGCCGCATGGAATCAGGGTCAACTGCGTCAGCCCGGGCAATGTGGCCGCAGGAAGCTCGAAGCTGGTTTATGAAACCGATGCCAGCTACCGCGCATGGGTCGACCGCGTCTCCCCGCTCGGTAAACGCAATTCCCCCGAGGCCATCGCCAACGCCTTTCTCTACCTGTGCTCACCGCTGGCGGATGAGGTCGATGGTCTCACCCTGCGGGTGGACGCGGGCGTGGGACTTCCGAAACTGGGATAA
- a CDS encoding alkaline phosphatase D family protein, which produces MTTHYRTLAALVLLSPLVARGDTVTPSLPDSGKQAWTGAALWANPMEDWHTEVTDGTPAATCDHPGGDRELVVLTAEITDKKAPLELSATFRTTRAPAGNAKGFIGFQIGLQGQFDDYRDSAIYGTGFAAGIKADGRLFIGGMTAGQAAVQSFDRALDMKLSATPAADGTYTLTLTAGDARFSHPGVHASWLPGLASYTVSTQAPAMTSLRRPRPQNAPGIRQNRGGKWLAAISGMSLSGDKITARPERSFGPIYWTQHTLEHSGKLNLTAQLAPVSPTRPEVSLSIDGKTSTVRFDPRSRVASFRLDGIDTTREHPYTVTWQGHSYSGTIRKEPLEKPDLTVAALSCNDSTGFPHNLLVDNVRQHQPDLLAFMGDQIYEPIGGYGLLFGENNTQYDDRTVLCYLRKYAMHGWAWRELLRDTPAFALPDDHDVFHGNLWGAGGKLADRSGGIYAEAQDSGGYKMSVGFVNAVHQTQTGSLPKPVDPAPTATGISVYFTNWKYAGIDLAILADRQFKSAPKALLPDSKIRNGWPQNFDFQRPALKNPRVLDHPQAELLGKRQEAFLETWATGKDKRSDWSLVISATPLMTLQSIPEDKFSDGVVPSLKRPRPGDYPANDIPKLDYDSNGWPQGKRDLAVDLITRAHAVHVTGDQHLGSTGQYGTDRFNNSAWWISSPAIANLWPRRWFPRDGGANRREGDPKYTGEFEDGFGNKMTLHAASNPYDIDREPSRLYDKAVGYSILTLHRGDGSITLANWPYYSGPENKVDNQPYPGWPITIDPKTNKRIK; this is translated from the coding sequence ATGACCACCCATTACCGCACTCTAGCAGCTCTCGTTTTGCTCAGCCCCCTGGTCGCCCGGGGAGACACCGTCACACCCTCCCTGCCGGATTCCGGCAAGCAGGCCTGGACCGGTGCCGCGCTCTGGGCCAACCCCATGGAAGACTGGCACACGGAAGTCACCGACGGCACACCGGCCGCCACCTGTGACCACCCCGGCGGCGACCGGGAACTGGTCGTCCTGACCGCGGAAATCACGGATAAAAAAGCGCCGCTGGAACTATCCGCCACCTTCAGAACCACCCGGGCACCGGCCGGGAACGCAAAAGGCTTCATCGGCTTCCAGATCGGCCTGCAAGGGCAGTTTGACGATTACCGGGACTCCGCCATCTACGGCACCGGTTTTGCCGCCGGCATCAAGGCCGACGGACGGCTTTTCATCGGCGGGATGACCGCCGGGCAGGCGGCGGTCCAATCCTTCGACCGGGCGCTCGACATGAAGCTCAGCGCGACTCCGGCCGCGGACGGCACCTACACCCTCACGCTCACCGCCGGAGACGCCCGCTTCAGCCACCCCGGGGTGCACGCCTCCTGGCTCCCCGGCCTGGCCTCCTACACGGTTTCCACCCAGGCCCCCGCCATGACCTCCCTCCGCCGGCCTCGTCCGCAAAACGCCCCCGGCATCCGTCAGAACCGCGGCGGGAAATGGCTCGCCGCCATCAGCGGGATGTCACTCTCCGGGGACAAAATCACAGCCCGGCCCGAGCGTTCGTTCGGCCCGATCTACTGGACACAACACACCCTCGAGCACAGCGGCAAACTCAACCTGACAGCCCAGCTGGCGCCCGTCTCGCCGACCCGGCCCGAGGTCAGTCTGAGCATCGACGGCAAAACATCCACCGTCCGTTTCGACCCCCGCTCCCGGGTGGCCAGCTTCCGCCTCGACGGCATCGACACCACCAGGGAGCACCCCTACACCGTCACCTGGCAGGGGCACAGCTACTCGGGAACCATCAGAAAGGAGCCCCTCGAAAAACCCGACCTGACCGTGGCCGCCCTCTCCTGCAACGACTCCACCGGTTTCCCGCACAACCTGCTGGTTGACAACGTCAGGCAGCACCAGCCCGACCTGCTCGCCTTCATGGGCGACCAAATCTACGAACCGATCGGCGGGTACGGACTGCTTTTCGGGGAGAACAACACCCAGTACGACGACCGCACCGTGCTCTGCTACCTGCGCAAGTACGCCATGCACGGATGGGCCTGGCGCGAGCTGCTGCGCGACACCCCGGCCTTCGCCCTGCCCGACGACCACGATGTCTTCCACGGCAACCTCTGGGGGGCTGGCGGTAAACTGGCGGACCGCTCGGGCGGCATCTACGCCGAGGCCCAGGACAGCGGCGGCTACAAGATGTCCGTCGGCTTTGTCAACGCCGTGCACCAGACACAGACCGGCTCACTGCCGAAACCCGTTGATCCGGCACCCACCGCGACCGGTATCTCCGTCTATTTCACCAACTGGAAATACGCTGGCATCGATTTGGCGATTCTCGCCGACCGACAATTCAAGTCCGCCCCCAAGGCACTTCTGCCCGATTCCAAAATCCGCAACGGCTGGCCGCAGAACTTCGACTTCCAGCGACCGGCCCTGAAAAACCCACGCGTGCTCGACCACCCGCAGGCTGAGTTGTTAGGAAAGCGGCAGGAGGCATTCCTCGAAACATGGGCGACCGGAAAAGACAAGCGGTCCGACTGGAGTCTGGTCATTTCCGCCACCCCGCTGATGACCCTGCAGTCCATCCCCGAGGACAAATTCTCCGACGGCGTGGTGCCCTCGCTCAAACGCCCCCGCCCGGGCGACTACCCGGCCAACGACATCCCCAAGCTCGACTACGACTCCAACGGCTGGCCGCAGGGCAAGCGCGACCTCGCCGTCGATCTCATCACCAGGGCGCATGCGGTTCACGTCACCGGCGACCAGCACCTTGGCTCCACCGGCCAGTACGGCACGGACCGGTTCAACAACTCCGCCTGGTGGATCTCCTCGCCCGCCATCGCCAACCTCTGGCCACGCCGCTGGTTCCCCAGGGACGGAGGCGCCAACCGCCGCGAGGGCGACCCGAAGTACACCGGCGAGTTCGAGGACGGGTTCGGCAACAAAATGACCCTGCACGCCGCGTCCAACCCGTACGACATCGACCGCGAACCGTCCCGTCTCTACGACAAGGCGGTGGGCTACTCGATCCTCACCCTGCACCGCGGGGACGGCAGCATCACCCTCGCCAACTGGCCCTACTACTCCGGCCCGGAAAACAAGGTGGACAATCAGCCCTACCCGGGCTGGCCAATCACCATCGACCCGAAAACCAACAAGCGCATCAAGTAA
- a CDS encoding LamG domain-containing protein, which produces MTKLALLPCLLLTTFLPAQGEVQPVAHYNLKGQGGIRDTLAPEKIDSQAEGAPALTRQGRPKITTNSPEPRHTEYDSVVKFEKPDECYRTPKNLVGGDNFVIETWVYASKADDPGYHAAIANGDGGRGFILGQKNGDWMVLVGGVGDRSIGKVEAKKWTHLALVKASGMVSAWINGKRVANQLPGIGGGSANFSIGATAPNREPFNGWVGEVRYSTFKPGKFDPGSDFLMDSNKLKVIQAAELAKRGKLIRKILKTPSIKVVKGFDEKPAKEDWLLSPPRTVASVQVVPSADQQSAQIMLSNGLVSRTFLVTDNNLGCISLRRSDKDIEFVRAIKPEVRVSIDGKWVNVGGLTGAPDKAFITPAWFDRLQSIPGAFKLSGMTVGPCVKPYEWNPKCNAPKDIAWPANGLRATFQFTGSDHYKGIGVAVSYEIYNGIPVMMKTFQLINKSGKDLTVTRFEGEYLAVQPSTSRNIHVESDYSFALANFRPQSSGLGIHANGGRAAYKDYYLGGGTTRFIRDPDWGSMATLNPAEDIFLDDPENALLLSTPPTGPNWLVKTGDHFDAFRTFEILNDVPTGTERAFLAQRRFYRVLAPQSNEKLLEVHAPYSRDMKTLGPLLDQMHEIGFEQLQAPEHPGSFNYADLSAGNVSSMKAVCDYAKKYNIRVGAYQLVIASQGGWGSKFNCIDPVSKKPGSAFGQSVCAASAWADMYYENMWKMFDQTGMGAYKPDGPFHGDACASTEHAHHRGLEDSQWAQWKWQCKVLAEGQRRNLYLTIPDWYVLNGQTCTGMGYREATDNIDVSLQTVILRQYIFDATYHKTAQMGWINLNTEKLHGGMEKNLDKYERFFFMQLASGAQVWVRGHRLYDGPKSKAMLLKWMAWYKKYYDIIHGDIIHLKRPDGRDIDYYLHVNSKPGAKEKGMLLVFNPLDEEVTRSINVPLYYTGLTDTASIRREEGKATRHTLKRDYSVDIKVTLPANGYTWLIIE; this is translated from the coding sequence ATGACCAAGCTCGCACTTCTACCCTGCCTACTGCTCACCACGTTTCTCCCCGCCCAGGGAGAAGTCCAACCCGTCGCGCACTACAACCTCAAGGGGCAGGGGGGCATCCGGGACACGCTCGCACCTGAAAAAATCGATAGCCAGGCCGAGGGCGCGCCGGCCCTGACACGTCAGGGCCGACCGAAAATCACCACTAACAGCCCGGAACCCCGCCATACCGAATATGACTCCGTGGTCAAATTTGAAAAACCGGACGAATGCTACCGTACGCCCAAAAACCTCGTCGGTGGCGACAACTTTGTCATCGAGACCTGGGTTTACGCCAGCAAGGCCGACGATCCCGGATACCACGCCGCCATCGCCAACGGTGACGGGGGGCGCGGCTTCATCCTGGGTCAGAAAAACGGCGACTGGATGGTGCTGGTCGGCGGTGTCGGCGACCGCAGCATCGGCAAGGTCGAGGCCAAAAAGTGGACCCACCTCGCGCTGGTGAAGGCCTCCGGCATGGTTTCCGCATGGATCAACGGCAAACGTGTCGCCAACCAGCTCCCCGGCATCGGCGGGGGCAGTGCCAACTTCTCCATCGGCGCCACCGCTCCCAACCGCGAACCCTTCAACGGCTGGGTCGGTGAGGTCCGCTACTCCACCTTCAAGCCGGGCAAATTCGACCCCGGCTCCGATTTCCTCATGGACAGCAACAAACTCAAGGTCATCCAGGCCGCCGAGCTCGCCAAACGCGGCAAGCTGATCCGGAAAATCCTCAAGACACCCAGCATCAAAGTCGTCAAGGGCTTCGATGAAAAACCCGCCAAGGAAGACTGGTTGCTCAGCCCGCCGCGCACCGTGGCATCGGTCCAGGTTGTGCCGTCCGCAGATCAGCAAAGTGCCCAGATCATGCTTTCCAACGGCCTGGTCAGCCGCACCTTCCTGGTCACCGACAACAACCTCGGCTGCATCAGCCTGCGGCGCAGCGACAAGGACATCGAGTTTGTCCGCGCGATCAAACCGGAGGTCCGGGTCAGCATCGACGGCAAATGGGTCAACGTCGGCGGACTCACCGGCGCACCCGACAAGGCCTTCATCACCCCCGCCTGGTTCGACCGGCTCCAGTCCATCCCCGGCGCATTCAAGCTCTCCGGCATGACGGTCGGCCCCTGTGTCAAACCCTACGAGTGGAATCCCAAGTGCAACGCCCCCAAGGACATCGCCTGGCCCGCCAACGGCCTGCGCGCCACCTTCCAGTTCACCGGCTCGGACCATTACAAGGGCATCGGCGTGGCTGTTAGTTATGAAATCTACAACGGCATTCCCGTGATGATGAAAACCTTCCAGTTGATCAACAAGTCCGGAAAAGACCTGACCGTCACCAGGTTCGAGGGTGAATATCTCGCGGTCCAGCCCTCGACCTCGCGCAACATCCACGTCGAGAGCGACTACTCGTTCGCCCTGGCCAACTTCAGACCTCAAAGCAGTGGCCTCGGCATCCACGCCAACGGGGGCCGTGCCGCTTACAAGGACTACTACCTCGGCGGCGGTACCACCCGTTTCATCCGCGATCCCGACTGGGGCTCCATGGCCACACTCAACCCCGCCGAGGACATCTTTCTCGATGACCCCGAGAACGCCCTGCTGCTCAGCACCCCGCCCACCGGACCTAACTGGTTGGTCAAAACAGGCGACCACTTTGACGCCTTCCGCACCTTCGAGATCCTCAACGACGTCCCCACCGGCACCGAGCGCGCCTTCCTCGCCCAGCGCCGCTTCTACCGCGTGTTGGCACCGCAGTCCAACGAGAAATTGTTGGAAGTCCACGCCCCATACAGCCGCGACATGAAAACCCTCGGACCACTGCTCGACCAGATGCATGAGATCGGCTTCGAACAACTCCAGGCACCCGAGCACCCCGGCTCGTTTAACTACGCCGACCTTTCGGCTGGCAATGTCAGCTCGATGAAGGCCGTCTGCGACTACGCCAAAAAATACAACATCCGCGTCGGCGCCTATCAGCTCGTCATCGCCTCCCAAGGCGGCTGGGGCTCCAAGTTCAACTGCATCGACCCCGTTTCCAAAAAACCCGGCAGCGCCTTCGGCCAAAGCGTCTGCGCCGCCAGCGCGTGGGCGGACATGTATTATGAAAACATGTGGAAAATGTTCGATCAGACCGGCATGGGCGCCTACAAGCCGGACGGTCCTTTCCACGGCGATGCCTGCGCATCCACCGAGCACGCCCACCACAGAGGCCTCGAGGATTCGCAGTGGGCGCAGTGGAAGTGGCAGTGCAAAGTCCTCGCCGAGGGACAGCGCCGCAACCTCTACCTGACCATCCCCGACTGGTATGTGCTCAACGGCCAGACCTGTACCGGCATGGGCTACCGCGAGGCCACCGACAACATCGATGTCTCACTCCAGACCGTGATCCTGCGCCAGTATATCTTTGACGCCACCTACCACAAAACCGCCCAAATGGGATGGATCAACCTCAACACCGAGAAGCTGCACGGCGGCATGGAAAAGAACCTCGACAAGTACGAGCGCTTCTTCTTCATGCAGCTCGCCTCCGGTGCGCAGGTCTGGGTCCGCGGCCACCGACTCTACGACGGCCCCAAGTCCAAGGCCATGCTGCTCAAGTGGATGGCGTGGTATAAAAAATACTACGACATCATCCACGGCGACATCATCCACCTCAAGCGCCCGGACGGTCGGGACATCGATTATTACCTGCATGTGAATTCCAAACCCGGAGCCAAGGAAAAGGGTATGCTGCTGGTCTTCAACCCGCTGGACGAGGAAGTGACCCGCAGCATCAACGTGCCCCTTTACTACACCGGCCTGACCGATACCGCATCCATCCGCAGGGAAGAGGGAAAAGCCACCCGCCACACACTCAAGCGGGACTACTCCGTCGATATCAAAGTGACCCTCCCCGCCAACGGCTACACCTGGCTGATCATCGAGTAA
- a CDS encoding PEP-CTERM sorting domain-containing protein, protein MKASKQLQGVLAALTLTATSTQAVSLALINPSFEDSTLTGGWNGTTPNGWTLASGSCGEEWDGGVNVDGNIFCYLQESAGNPSIIGQEITTLLPVSGTLAVGDVIDLSFIARNQNAAPTVFWDIVDAPSAVANSLIGGTRYVSISDWSNPLFDSVTITSAYSGNAYFAIGTDGAQARVDKIGLDITQVPEPSTIALVSLAWLALLPRRRRK, encoded by the coding sequence ATGAAAGCATCAAAACAACTACAAGGAGTCCTCGCCGCCCTTACCCTGACCGCAACAAGCACCCAGGCTGTTAGCCTCGCCCTCATCAACCCCTCCTTTGAGGACAGCACCTTGACGGGTGGTTGGAACGGCACCACGCCCAACGGCTGGACCCTCGCCTCGGGAAGCTGCGGTGAAGAGTGGGACGGAGGAGTCAATGTCGATGGCAATATCTTTTGTTATCTCCAGGAAAGCGCTGGCAATCCCAGTATCATCGGTCAGGAAATCACCACCCTGCTCCCCGTTTCCGGCACGCTGGCGGTAGGCGACGTAATCGACTTGTCGTTTATTGCCCGCAACCAGAATGCCGCACCCACGGTTTTCTGGGATATCGTCGATGCTCCATCCGCGGTGGCCAACAGCCTCATTGGCGGCACGCGCTACGTTTCCATTTCGGACTGGTCCAACCCTCTGTTTGATTCGGTAACCATCACCAGTGCCTACTCTGGAAATGCCTACTTCGCGATCGGCACAGACGGTGCCCAGGCGCGGGTGGACAAGATTGGCCTCGACATCACCCAGGTTCCGGAGCCCTCGACCATTGCCCTTGTCTCACTCGCATGGTTAGCCCTCCTGCCCAGACGGCGCCGCAAGTAA
- a CDS encoding RraA family protein: MSNPESNIPIPKPSKKEATLFEQVKQLYTPVVGDILDGLGCYHQFLPQEIQPMRTEMKLVGRAMPVLMIDVYGPQKKPFGYLTEALDQLKAGEIYVCSGGDMRCAYWGELLTATARTRGAMGAVVNGFHRDTPKVLEQNWPVFSRGRCARDSRVRTQVADYRCPIEVGEVWINPGDLIFADQDGIVVIPKKHEEEVIAQSLEKAMAENVVRKAIEAGMSSTEALRKYKVL; this comes from the coding sequence ATGTCAAACCCAGAAAGTAACATTCCCATCCCCAAGCCGTCCAAAAAAGAAGCGACGCTTTTCGAACAGGTCAAGCAGCTCTACACACCCGTCGTGGGAGACATCCTGGACGGCCTGGGTTGTTATCACCAGTTCCTGCCGCAGGAAATCCAGCCCATGCGCACGGAGATGAAGCTGGTGGGCCGCGCGATGCCGGTGCTGATGATCGATGTCTATGGCCCGCAGAAAAAGCCCTTCGGCTACCTGACCGAGGCACTCGACCAGCTCAAGGCGGGCGAGATTTATGTCTGCTCGGGCGGCGATATGCGCTGCGCCTATTGGGGCGAGCTACTCACTGCCACCGCGCGCACGCGGGGGGCCATGGGGGCGGTGGTCAACGGCTTTCATCGCGACACACCAAAAGTGCTTGAGCAAAATTGGCCGGTGTTTTCGCGCGGGCGCTGCGCGCGCGATTCCCGCGTCCGCACCCAGGTAGCCGACTATCGCTGCCCCATCGAGGTGGGCGAGGTATGGATCAACCCCGGTGATTTGATTTTCGCCGACCAGGATGGTATCGTCGTTATCCCTAAAAAACATGAAGAGGAAGTGATTGCCCAATCCCTTGAAAAAGCCATGGCGGAAAATGTCGTGCGCAAGGCCATTGAAGCGGGCATGAGTTCTACAGAAGCCCTGCGCAAATACAAAGTCCTTTAA